A stretch of Gallus gallus isolate bGalGal1 chromosome 2, bGalGal1.mat.broiler.GRCg7b, whole genome shotgun sequence DNA encodes these proteins:
- the STMND1 gene encoding stathmin domain-containing protein 1 isoform X1, which produces MGCNTSNRVAAAQLSSEELQNNHEARSQTPSDSADRTWAATSQEGAAWTRGTSENGSKLEVEAREGDFPERSTEGFAPSEKSSNAQSTDTLLTSGFISKSWPLQETERQKSSDILEELRMQGIIRSQSTTASTEEAYENKRDALEKMLKKPPARLEKMWFGSKEENDFTAKDMKTAEEKNKQVREKELRRTPQHTASYPATDHQTTGKQTEKDCPSFQSQESTDAPQSSPLHGEISVPLQEITAEETTNYYTEDFTIESDITYNCINETIWI; this is translated from the exons ATGGGCTGCAATACATCTAACAGGgttgctgcagcacagctgtcttCTGAGGAGCTACAGAACAACCATGAAGCCAGAAGCCAG ACTCCAAGTGACAGTGCTGACAGAACATGGGCTGCCACCTCACAGGAGGGGGCAGCTTGGACAAGGGGCACTTCAGAGAACGGAAGCAAACTTGAAGTTGAAGCCAGAGAGGGAGACTTTCCTGAGAGATCAACAGAAGGATTTGCACCTTCTGAAAAAAGCAGCAACGCACAAAGCACAG ATACACTGCTCACCAGTGGGTTCATCAGTAAATCATGGCCCTTACAAGAAACAGAGAGACAAAAATCATCAGACATTCTTGAGGAGCTGAGGATGCAGGGAATAATCAGGAGCCAAAGTACTACTGCCAGCACTGAAGAAGCATATGAAAACAAG AGAGATGCCCTGGAAAAGATGCTAAAGAAACCACCAGCTAGGCTGGAAAAAATGTGGTTTGGAAGCAAGGAAGAGAATGATTTTACAGCAAAGGACATGAAGactgctgaagagaaaaacaaacag GTTAGGGAAAAGGAACTACGCAGGACACCACAACACACTGCATCTTATCCAGCAACGGACCACCAAACTACAGGTAAACAGACTGAAAAGGACTGCCCAAGTTTTCAAAGTCAAGAAAGCACAGATGCCCCTCAGTCGTCACCTTTACATGGTGAGATAAGCGTACCGCTGCAGGAAAtaactgcagaagaaaccacCAATTATTACACTGAGGACTTTACCATTGAGTCTGATATAACTTACAACTGTATTAATGAAACAATCTGGATCTAA
- the STMND1 gene encoding stathmin domain-containing protein 1 isoform X2, which translates to MGCNTSNRVAAAQLSSEELQNNHEARSQTPSDSADRTWAATSQEGAAWTRGTSENGSKLEVEAREGDFPERSTEGFAPSEKSSNAQSTDTLLTSGFISKSWPLQETERQKSSDILEELRMQGIIRSQSTTASTEEAYENKVREKELRRTPQHTASYPATDHQTTGKQTEKDCPSFQSQESTDAPQSSPLHGEISVPLQEITAEETTNYYTEDFTIESDITYNCINETIWI; encoded by the exons ATGGGCTGCAATACATCTAACAGGgttgctgcagcacagctgtcttCTGAGGAGCTACAGAACAACCATGAAGCCAGAAGCCAG ACTCCAAGTGACAGTGCTGACAGAACATGGGCTGCCACCTCACAGGAGGGGGCAGCTTGGACAAGGGGCACTTCAGAGAACGGAAGCAAACTTGAAGTTGAAGCCAGAGAGGGAGACTTTCCTGAGAGATCAACAGAAGGATTTGCACCTTCTGAAAAAAGCAGCAACGCACAAAGCACAG ATACACTGCTCACCAGTGGGTTCATCAGTAAATCATGGCCCTTACAAGAAACAGAGAGACAAAAATCATCAGACATTCTTGAGGAGCTGAGGATGCAGGGAATAATCAGGAGCCAAAGTACTACTGCCAGCACTGAAGAAGCATATGAAAACAAG GTTAGGGAAAAGGAACTACGCAGGACACCACAACACACTGCATCTTATCCAGCAACGGACCACCAAACTACAGGTAAACAGACTGAAAAGGACTGCCCAAGTTTTCAAAGTCAAGAAAGCACAGATGCCCCTCAGTCGTCACCTTTACATGGTGAGATAAGCGTACCGCTGCAGGAAAtaactgcagaagaaaccacCAATTATTACACTGAGGACTTTACCATTGAGTCTGATATAACTTACAACTGTATTAATGAAACAATCTGGATCTAA